A single Bacillus sp. HMF5848 DNA region contains:
- a CDS encoding 5-bromo-4-chloroindolyl phosphate hydrolysis family protein, with product MKRTNGLLAGTISFFLYVFMSSVFRLPMLVAAIGTVISFMVIWKLLDLMSNWGSPPPKEAPKYYKQLIKEGYVKLKRAERAIVHMRKSPLKLKAKETYFIAKDIFTTIEKNPDYAPLAREYFSYYLDAYVTSIEKFNELSNQRVTKEEFVSLSSKLDENLDGLKLQFDRQMKNLLSDQVMELDTDLDVMKHMLKTDGLPKVKEEEVEWNNTK from the coding sequence ATGAAACGAACAAATGGACTATTAGCAGGTACAATTAGCTTTTTTCTATATGTGTTTATGTCGTCTGTATTTCGTTTGCCTATGCTTGTGGCTGCGATTGGGACAGTAATAAGCTTTATGGTCATCTGGAAGTTGTTAGATTTAATGTCTAATTGGGGAAGTCCACCACCGAAGGAAGCCCCAAAGTATTATAAGCAATTGATAAAAGAAGGTTACGTGAAGCTTAAAAGAGCGGAACGGGCAATTGTCCACATGCGCAAATCTCCGCTTAAATTAAAAGCAAAAGAAACATACTTCATTGCAAAGGATATTTTTACAACGATTGAGAAAAACCCAGACTATGCTCCGTTAGCACGGGAGTATTTCAGTTATTATTTAGATGCATATGTCACATCGATAGAGAAATTCAATGAACTTTCTAATCAACGAGTGACGAAAGAAGAATTTGTTTCACTGTCAAGCAAGCTAGATGAGAATTTAGATGGATTAAAACTACAGTTTGACCGACAAATGAAGAACCTTCTATCTGATCAAGTAATGGAATTGGATACGGACCTAGATGTAATGAAGCACATGTTAAAGACTGATGGATTGCCTAAGGTGAAGGAGGAAGAGGTTGAATGGAACAATACAAAGTAA
- a CDS encoding toxic anion resistance protein, which yields MEQYKVTEWEAQPMKEVEAEKVREIAKQIDIADSAFVMGYGSTTQKDISSFADKVLGHVKAKDSGEVGQTLTSLMHRVKEVNVDSLSKPKKKIPIIGNMFNNAKKFMTQFESVSVQIEKIADQLDRAKVGLIKDITLLENLYDKNKDFYKQLTLYIEAGEVKLHELRTEVLPALQQKVDETNDPQLVQELSDMKQSVERFDKKLHDLKLSRNITIQTAPQIRLIQNNNQVLAEKIQSSILNTIPIWKNQIVMALTLHRQRTALDLQKDVTKTTNELLLKNSEMLKQGTIEIAQEAEKGIVDITTLRKTHDNLLSTLEETIKIQHEGRIKRHEAEQELVKMEGEMKERIRSIISQR from the coding sequence ATGGAACAATACAAAGTAACAGAATGGGAAGCGCAGCCTATGAAAGAAGTAGAGGCTGAAAAAGTAAGAGAAATTGCAAAGCAAATTGATATAGCTGATTCTGCGTTTGTTATGGGGTATGGATCTACAACGCAAAAGGACATTTCATCTTTTGCCGACAAGGTTTTAGGGCATGTGAAGGCGAAAGACAGTGGTGAAGTAGGTCAAACACTGACATCTTTAATGCATCGTGTTAAAGAAGTGAATGTCGACTCATTATCTAAGCCGAAAAAAAAGATACCTATAATCGGGAATATGTTCAATAATGCCAAAAAGTTCATGACTCAATTTGAGTCAGTAAGTGTTCAAATTGAAAAAATAGCAGATCAGCTAGATCGTGCCAAAGTGGGATTAATAAAAGATATTACGTTACTTGAGAATTTATACGATAAAAACAAAGACTTTTATAAGCAGCTAACGCTCTATATTGAAGCGGGTGAGGTAAAACTACATGAGCTTCGCACAGAGGTGCTTCCGGCTCTACAGCAAAAGGTAGATGAAACGAATGACCCACAGCTAGTTCAAGAGCTAAGTGATATGAAACAATCAGTAGAGCGCTTTGATAAAAAATTACATGACTTAAAGCTAAGTCGTAATATCACTATTCAAACAGCACCGCAAATACGACTTATCCAAAATAACAACCAAGTGCTTGCGGAAAAAATTCAAAGCTCTATTTTAAATACCATTCCGATTTGGAAAAATCAAATCGTTATGGCACTGACACTACACCGCCAGCGCACAGCGTTAGATTTGCAAAAGGATGTAACGAAAACAACAAACGAATTACTACTTAAAAATTCTGAAATGCTAAAACAAGGTACTATTGAAATTGCACAAGAGGCTGAAAAAGGCATTGTTGATATAACTACTTTGCGAAAAACACATGATAATCTTTTATCAACTTTGGAGGAAACAATCAAAATTCAGCATGAAGGACGCATTAAGCGCCATGAGGCTGAGCAAGAGTTAGTGAAAATGGAAGGCGAGATGAAGGAGCGAATTCGTTCCATTATTTCGCAGCGATAA
- a CDS encoding TIGR02206 family membrane protein: MLSLFFSSEPSVPFTLMSFSHLVVLVIFVLVAFAMYVFRNNLKHSKWLPWSLLTILVISEVSYQIWSLSVGVWTPQKYIPIQLCSLSTFVGVYMLIKPSQRMFNFFYFIGFIAPLLAIITPDLTFGFPHYRFIKFFLHHMTIAWTLLYFVFVKGYRPTFKSAFTSWVALNVYAIPVFIINKLINANYMFLSKSAEAKTPLDWLGSGYWYIINLELLALSLFILVYAPVALSKRKKKVIQQGVVY; encoded by the coding sequence ATGCTATCTTTGTTTTTCTCGAGTGAACCATCTGTACCATTTACTTTAATGTCATTTAGCCACCTTGTTGTTTTAGTTATTTTTGTTCTAGTAGCTTTCGCAATGTATGTATTTCGCAATAATCTCAAGCATTCAAAGTGGTTGCCATGGAGTCTTCTGACCATACTAGTTATCTCAGAAGTTTCTTATCAAATATGGTCTTTATCCGTAGGGGTATGGACACCACAAAAGTATATTCCTATTCAGCTATGTTCACTTAGTACGTTTGTTGGAGTATACATGCTCATAAAACCGAGTCAAAGAATGTTTAACTTTTTCTACTTTATAGGCTTTATCGCACCGTTATTAGCGATTATTACACCGGACTTAACTTTTGGCTTTCCTCATTATCGTTTTATAAAATTCTTTTTACATCATATGACGATTGCATGGACACTCTTGTATTTTGTGTTCGTGAAAGGATACCGTCCAACCTTCAAATCGGCCTTTACATCTTGGGTCGCGTTAAACGTATATGCGATTCCTGTTTTTATAATAAATAAGTTGATTAATGCTAACTACATGTTTTTATCTAAGTCCGCCGAGGCAAAAACACCGTTGGATTGGTTAGGCTCAGGATATTGGTACATTATTAATTTAGAGCTGTTAGCACTATCATTATTTATTCTTGTTTATGCGCCTGTTGCGTTAAGCAAACGAAAGAAAAAAGTGATTCAACAGGGAGTTGTCTACTAA
- a CDS encoding sensor histidine kinase: MQTENSLNVMAITRVGMFIILGLVYYIPLASSDLRKTAVIIITILLIVNHFLQFHDPFQKWNMLFSWLDFAFITAFAFMFVDGGALYLIYYGVLAVTVFLQFDKKSILYSFIAAFLVIWLPLLLFSYISSPSSNIFVDLVSFMFVVHGAIVGGLIRKLNITREELEIQYDKLSHSHTALQDVHGQLQDYAKQVEQLTMIRERNKIARDIHDTVGHKMTALLIQLRVAKETITRDMSKSQQTVQLCEELAEHALQEIRMSVRAIQDESEEYSSFIDTLRTLIFDFSQSTGMDISLSIEGDPVLVSTSWQPVLLRITQESLTNAKRHGSATECYIQLTCQTDEVMLSIRDNGKGNAAIEPGFGLRNMVERVTELGGTIKYKSEEDSGFTVKVTLSTKKMSWRASVKHDNKAVSSR; the protein is encoded by the coding sequence ATGCAAACAGAAAATTCTTTGAATGTGATGGCAATAACGAGAGTCGGTATGTTTATCATATTGGGGCTTGTCTATTACATTCCATTAGCATCCTCTGATCTTAGAAAAACAGCAGTCATAATTATTACTATTTTACTCATAGTTAATCATTTCCTCCAATTCCATGATCCTTTTCAAAAATGGAATATGCTTTTCTCCTGGCTGGACTTTGCATTTATAACTGCGTTTGCATTTATGTTTGTGGATGGTGGAGCACTTTATTTAATATATTATGGTGTGCTTGCTGTTACAGTGTTTCTTCAATTTGACAAAAAAAGTATTTTATATTCTTTTATAGCTGCCTTTTTGGTCATATGGCTTCCTTTACTATTATTTTCTTACATAAGCTCCCCATCTAGTAATATATTCGTTGATTTAGTTAGTTTTATGTTTGTTGTGCACGGTGCTATTGTTGGAGGATTAATTAGGAAGTTGAATATAACTCGTGAGGAATTAGAAATACAGTATGATAAGCTATCACATTCTCATACTGCTCTTCAGGATGTACATGGACAATTACAGGATTATGCGAAGCAAGTAGAGCAGCTAACCATGATTCGAGAGAGAAACAAAATAGCTAGGGACATTCACGATACGGTTGGACATAAAATGACGGCATTGTTAATACAGTTACGTGTTGCCAAGGAGACCATTACAAGAGATATGTCAAAAAGTCAGCAAACAGTTCAATTGTGCGAAGAGCTAGCTGAACATGCTTTGCAAGAAATTAGAATGTCCGTAAGAGCTATACAAGATGAGTCTGAAGAGTATTCTTCTTTTATTGATACATTAAGAACATTAATTTTTGATTTCTCGCAATCTACTGGCATGGACATTTCCTTATCTATCGAGGGAGACCCTGTTCTTGTTTCCACTTCATGGCAACCGGTATTATTACGCATCACGCAGGAATCTCTCACGAATGCAAAAAGGCATGGATCCGCCACTGAATGTTATATCCAATTAACATGTCAAACAGATGAAGTGATGCTTAGCATCCGCGACAATGGCAAGGGTAATGCCGCTATCGAGCCTGGTTTTGGCCTCCGCAATATGGTTGAACGGGTAACAGAGCTTGGTGGTACGATTAAGTATAAATCAGAAGAGGATAGTGGCTTTACAGTGAAAGTCACACTATCAACAAAAAAGATGAGTTGGAGAGCGAGTGTTAAGCATGACAATAAAGCTGTTAGTAGTCGATGA
- a CDS encoding response regulator transcription factor: MTIKLLVVDDQILMRDGLATLLNLQEGVEVIGTASDGAEALQKAKKLQPDIVLMDIRMPGTNGVEGTRLIRAALPHIKILMLTTFKDSELIIEALQEGASGYLLKDMPTDTIVQAIKTVEAGGVVLPEDVTEKMLKELKQTSGHTPNVSLPQPPDEVNELTERERDVLRLLGEGLNNKEIANELFITEGTVKNHVSHIISKLYLRDRTQAALFAVKYGMTQDR; this comes from the coding sequence ATGACAATAAAGCTGTTAGTAGTCGATGACCAAATTTTAATGAGAGACGGATTGGCAACGTTATTAAATTTACAAGAGGGTGTTGAGGTCATTGGAACGGCATCTGATGGGGCTGAAGCACTGCAAAAAGCAAAGAAGTTACAGCCCGACATAGTACTTATGGATATACGTATGCCAGGTACCAATGGTGTCGAAGGAACAAGATTAATAAGAGCAGCTCTTCCACATATCAAAATTTTGATGCTCACGACATTTAAGGATAGTGAATTAATTATAGAAGCGCTACAAGAAGGAGCTAGTGGGTATTTATTAAAGGATATGCCAACAGATACGATTGTACAGGCAATTAAAACAGTCGAAGCGGGCGGCGTAGTATTACCAGAAGATGTAACAGAAAAAATGCTTAAGGAATTAAAACAAACGTCAGGTCACACCCCTAATGTATCATTGCCTCAGCCTCCTGATGAAGTGAACGAACTAACCGAACGAGAACGTGATGTGCTAAGGCTACTTGGGGAAGGGCTGAATAATAAAGAGATTGCAAATGAGCTTTTTATTACCGAAGGAACGGTGAAAAACCACGTATCCCATATAATTAGTAAGCTCTATTTACGAGATAGAACGCAAGCAGCGTTATTCGCAGTTAAGTATGGAATGACGCAGGATAGATGA
- a CDS encoding ABC transporter ATP-binding protein: MLQVTNLQKSFQKREVVKGISFAVEKGESFGLLGPNGAGKSTTISMICGLLKMDEGDVLVNNASVKSELKNVKKKIGVVPQEIALYPTLSAKDNLLFWGKMYGLSSKAAKQKADEILELIGLSDRAKDKVETFSGGMKRRVNIGVALMHEPELLIMDEPTVGIDPQSRNHILETVKTLNEKGMTVIYTSHYMEEVEYLCKRIGIIDHGELIALGTKSDLITRLSGGKMIEVSVKEMREDFLQSLQEVESVTGVNVMEDGQTLQVVSYDSDKLLPNILELANSYHIAIQAIQIIEPNLETVFLQLTGRTLRD, encoded by the coding sequence ATGTTGCAGGTTACGAATTTACAAAAGAGCTTCCAAAAGCGAGAAGTTGTTAAGGGTATTTCATTTGCTGTTGAAAAAGGAGAATCATTTGGACTTCTCGGTCCGAATGGAGCAGGTAAGTCAACAACAATCTCTATGATATGTGGATTGTTAAAAATGGATGAGGGCGATGTATTAGTAAATAATGCTTCGGTAAAAAGCGAGTTAAAGAATGTTAAAAAGAAAATTGGAGTAGTGCCACAGGAGATTGCTTTATATCCTACTCTTTCAGCTAAAGACAATTTGTTATTTTGGGGAAAAATGTACGGATTGTCTAGTAAAGCAGCGAAACAAAAAGCGGACGAAATTTTAGAGTTGATTGGGTTGAGTGACCGTGCTAAAGATAAGGTGGAAACTTTTTCAGGTGGTATGAAGCGTCGCGTAAACATTGGCGTGGCTCTTATGCATGAGCCGGAGTTACTCATTATGGATGAACCGACGGTTGGGATTGATCCACAGTCACGAAATCATATTTTAGAGACAGTAAAGACGTTGAATGAAAAAGGAATGACTGTCATTTATACAAGTCATTATATGGAAGAAGTAGAGTACTTATGTAAACGCATTGGGATTATTGATCATGGCGAGTTGATTGCTCTTGGGACAAAGAGTGATTTAATCACGAGACTTAGTGGCGGGAAAATGATTGAAGTGTCAGTTAAGGAGATGAGGGAAGACTTCTTACAATCGCTACAAGAAGTGGAAAGTGTTACGGGTGTAAATGTGATGGAAGATGGTCAAACATTGCAGGTAGTTTCGTATGATAGCGATAAGCTATTACCTAATATCTTAGAACTAGCAAATAGCTATCATATAGCTATCCAAGCGATACAAATTATTGAACCTAATCTAGAAACTGTATTCTTACAATTAACTGGACGTACATTACGTGATTGA
- a CDS encoding ABC transporter permease codes for MKSFHIAWKDFIIRFLDRKSFLLMIVMPVLLTAILGSALAGVMNGNIDLPTTNVGVISGDDDILSTNFQTMLNDPEITELIVVTKVSDPYELTTLLESDKIDVGIELPLNWSEKLASSYDESLVKLYVDPGKELQGDIVQSIVSSYTKQVASIYATTNIVVEDLFAQQKVQADVNEVVAAVANPLDEKASNYENIVTGEPVGKKAISGMQYYAAGMGVMFLLFSAMNGAKSILQERHEQTLARMMITPTSSLTILVGKFLGTLYYTVIQFTIFLLATTFIFGVDWGEDVLQVIAVSSVYAVSVAGLSILLAAVVRDEKTADGFGSIGVQILALLGGSMIPLNTFPNAIQKIADFTPNKWALEGFLNIMEGTSWDTLLLPIAILLCVGLSAVVVGTWRLIPR; via the coding sequence ATGAAAAGTTTTCATATAGCTTGGAAGGATTTTATCATACGTTTTTTAGATCGTAAAAGCTTTTTACTCATGATTGTAATGCCAGTTTTGTTAACTGCTATTTTAGGGTCAGCACTAGCAGGTGTTATGAATGGGAACATTGATTTACCAACAACAAATGTAGGGGTTATATCAGGAGACGATGATATATTGTCCACTAATTTTCAAACTATGCTTAATGATCCGGAGATAACAGAGTTAATTGTTGTAACAAAGGTAAGTGATCCATATGAGCTTACGACTTTATTAGAGTCGGATAAGATAGATGTTGGCATTGAGCTACCACTAAATTGGAGTGAAAAGTTAGCAAGTAGCTATGATGAGAGTCTGGTAAAGCTTTATGTGGACCCGGGTAAAGAGCTACAAGGGGACATCGTTCAATCTATTGTGTCGTCATATACAAAGCAAGTCGCATCAATCTACGCGACAACAAATATTGTAGTAGAAGATTTATTTGCGCAGCAGAAGGTGCAAGCGGACGTAAATGAGGTAGTTGCTGCAGTGGCTAATCCACTTGATGAAAAAGCAAGTAATTACGAAAATATAGTAACAGGTGAGCCGGTAGGAAAAAAAGCCATTTCTGGCATGCAATATTACGCTGCTGGAATGGGGGTAATGTTCTTGCTTTTTAGTGCTATGAACGGGGCTAAATCTATTTTACAAGAACGTCATGAGCAAACGTTAGCGAGGATGATGATAACGCCAACAAGCAGCTTAACTATTTTAGTCGGTAAGTTTTTAGGTACATTATATTACACTGTTATTCAATTTACTATTTTTCTTTTAGCGACAACCTTTATCTTCGGTGTTGATTGGGGCGAAGATGTATTACAGGTTATTGCGGTTAGTAGTGTGTATGCTGTCTCGGTTGCTGGGCTGTCTATATTGTTAGCTGCTGTTGTACGAGATGAAAAAACAGCTGATGGCTTTGGTTCGATAGGTGTGCAGATTTTGGCGTTGCTAGGGGGATCTATGATACCTCTTAATACTTTTCCAAACGCTATCCAAAAAATAGCTGACTTTACACCAAACAAATGGGCACTTGAAGGCTTTTTAAATATTATGGAGGGAACTAGCTGGGATACATTGTTACTGCCAATTGCCATTCTGTTATGTGTTGGACTTTCGGCTGTTGTTGTAGGGACTTGGCGCCTTATCCCACGGTAA
- a CDS encoding ABC transporter permease, which translates to MRKSFVLCMNEVKRMFMNKQVYIWMFAMPLLFTFMFGSLFNGDDGGGSEAITIGFVDQDDTMLSQALYDTLLSESIVVIEKLNYDEAIEQLESKQLSGAFFVEKGFEADVVNEIQPSVSFKHGPELLDTALYKQLIEQNILAISLQVKGAITWALYSEEPWSNMFQTIQQNQSTNAGSLEIIETTRVEEQTGMSNLSGRAAGFSIMFVMIMMMTSTGTILEARQQGVWQRLLTTPVSRAEILFGYLLSFFVIGWIQFGLLMVVTNLVFGVQWGNILSIAVLVSAILLSLIGLGLFLAGFVKTTDQQAAIGNIVVMSTCMIGGVFWPLEIVPAFMRTIAEFVPPTWAMKGFTEIVAHGGSILDIWQPVLVLLAFAAVFFTVGLFRVKYE; encoded by the coding sequence ATGCGAAAAAGTTTTGTACTATGTATGAATGAAGTGAAACGAATGTTTATGAATAAACAAGTGTATATATGGATGTTTGCTATGCCGCTATTATTTACCTTTATGTTTGGCAGTTTATTCAACGGTGATGATGGTGGTGGTAGTGAGGCTATTACAATTGGATTTGTTGACCAAGATGATACGATGCTATCTCAAGCGCTATATGATACTTTACTGAGCGAGTCGATTGTAGTGATAGAGAAGCTGAACTATGATGAGGCAATCGAACAATTGGAAAGTAAACAATTATCTGGTGCATTTTTTGTAGAAAAAGGCTTTGAAGCAGATGTCGTTAATGAAATTCAACCTAGTGTGTCGTTTAAGCATGGACCAGAATTGCTTGATACAGCTCTATATAAACAGCTAATAGAGCAAAATATTTTAGCAATTAGTCTTCAAGTAAAGGGAGCGATAACTTGGGCGTTATATAGTGAAGAACCTTGGAGTAACATGTTTCAAACCATACAACAAAATCAATCTACTAATGCAGGAAGTCTTGAGATAATTGAAACGACACGTGTAGAGGAGCAAACTGGCATGTCGAATCTATCAGGCAGAGCTGCCGGGTTTTCAATCATGTTCGTGATGATCATGATGATGACTTCAACAGGAACTATTCTAGAGGCACGCCAACAAGGTGTATGGCAACGACTTTTGACAACGCCAGTTTCAAGAGCTGAAATATTATTTGGCTACTTGTTATCATTTTTTGTAATTGGTTGGATTCAGTTTGGATTGTTAATGGTGGTAACAAATTTAGTATTTGGTGTGCAATGGGGCAATATCTTAAGTATCGCAGTTCTCGTATCGGCTATATTGTTGAGTTTAATAGGGCTAGGCTTATTTTTAGCGGGATTTGTGAAAACAACAGACCAACAAGCAGCAATTGGTAACATAGTTGTTATGAGTACTTGCATGATTGGCGGCGTATTTTGGCCATTAGAAATTGTACCAGCGTTTATGCGTACTATTGCTGAATTTGTCCCGCCAACGTGGGCAATGAAAGGCTTTACGGAAATTGTTGCGCATGGAGGAAGTATTCTAGATATTTGGCAACCGGTTCTCGTGTTACTTGCATTTGCTGCGGTTTTCTTTACAGTTGGATTATTTAGGGTGAAATATGAATAA
- a CDS encoding DUF1128 domain-containing protein has translation MNLSVKSIENVEYMIEQIKEKLKVINIGAIKPSHFDEEMYEDLYDIYNLVMNKTSFSPSEMQAIVEELGNLRKS, from the coding sequence TTGAATTTATCAGTTAAGTCAATTGAAAATGTTGAATATATGATAGAGCAAATTAAAGAAAAGCTAAAAGTTATTAACATTGGCGCGATAAAACCAAGTCATTTTGACGAAGAGATGTACGAGGATTTATATGATATTTATAATCTGGTTATGAATAAAACATCATTTAGCCCGAGCGAGATGCAAGCTATTGTAGAGGAGTTAGGGAACCTACGCAAATCCTAA
- a CDS encoding low molecular weight protein-tyrosine-phosphatase, whose translation MIKILFVCLGNICRSPMAEAVFRKLIEDNGLKGEFLIDSAGIGDWHIGNPPHEGTLHILDHNNVNYDGLRARQVQNRDLEEFDYIIAMDVENVGQLRSMAGYKKSARIARLLDYVPGLELDDVPDPYFTGNFEEVYDLVLAGCQYLLDDIRKEQHI comes from the coding sequence ATGATCAAGATATTGTTTGTATGTTTAGGGAACATTTGTCGGTCTCCAATGGCAGAAGCAGTTTTTCGGAAGCTAATAGAAGACAATGGACTAAAGGGGGAGTTTCTCATCGATTCAGCAGGGATTGGAGATTGGCACATTGGCAATCCACCCCACGAAGGTACACTGCATATTCTTGACCATAATAACGTAAATTATGATGGGTTACGTGCCAGACAAGTTCAAAATCGTGATTTAGAAGAGTTTGATTATATCATTGCTATGGATGTAGAGAATGTGGGGCAGCTACGTAGTATGGCGGGGTACAAAAAGTCAGCTCGTATAGCACGTCTTCTTGATTATGTACCTGGTTTAGAACTTGATGATGTTCCTGATCCTTATTTTACGGGTAATTTTGAAGAAGTATATGATCTTGTGTTAGCAGGTTGTCAGTACTTGCTAGATGATATTAGAAAAGAGCAGCATATTTAA
- a CDS encoding YihY/virulence factor BrkB family protein has protein sequence MQKLTFWQELWRRFRQDEVQGMAAELSYFFLLSLFPFLLFIVTLIGFLPISSDVVLEYISEYAPGNSMEIIEENLTYITNQHNEGLLSLTIIGTLVAASNGINAIIRAFNRAYEVNENRSFIKARLMSIFLTVLMVFVIIIALLLPVFGKNIGVFIFSVFGLSDEFLVVWNALRWGVSFLILFIVFTCLYFVAPNKRLHIRNVTKGALFATIGWILVSSAFSLYVNLFGNFTATYGSLGGVIVLMIWFYLSGMIIIIGGEINAILYYRSLEK, from the coding sequence ATGCAAAAGCTGACATTTTGGCAAGAATTATGGCGTAGGTTTAGACAAGATGAAGTGCAAGGAATGGCAGCTGAGCTTTCATATTTTTTCTTGTTATCACTATTTCCCTTTCTACTTTTTATTGTAACGCTAATTGGTTTCTTACCAATTTCAAGTGATGTTGTGTTAGAGTACATTAGTGAATATGCGCCAGGAAATTCTATGGAGATTATAGAAGAAAATTTAACATATATAACGAATCAGCATAATGAGGGGTTACTATCATTAACGATTATAGGTACCCTTGTGGCTGCTTCGAACGGAATCAATGCCATTATTCGTGCTTTTAACCGGGCATATGAAGTGAATGAAAACCGCTCGTTTATAAAAGCAAGGCTTATGTCAATTTTTTTAACAGTTCTTATGGTATTTGTTATTATCATTGCATTGTTACTACCGGTGTTCGGGAAAAATATTGGTGTTTTTATTTTTTCTGTTTTTGGGTTATCTGATGAATTTCTCGTCGTCTGGAATGCCCTTCGCTGGGGGGTAAGCTTCTTAATTTTGTTCATAGTTTTTACTTGTTTATACTTTGTAGCACCTAATAAGCGATTACACATACGAAATGTTACAAAGGGTGCTTTATTTGCCACGATTGGATGGATTCTTGTTTCATCTGCCTTTAGTTTGTATGTCAATTTGTTTGGGAATTTTACCGCAACATATGGAAGCTTAGGTGGAGTCATCGTGTTAATGATTTGGTTTTACCTATCAGGGATGATAATTATCATTGGCGGTGAAATTAATGCAATATTGTATTATCGTAGTTTAGAAAAATGA